The Bacteroidota bacterium genome includes a region encoding these proteins:
- a CDS encoding DNA alkylation repair protein: MPEPLKNLFSKSFINELSIVLSETIRGFNKKAFVQKIFDKNWEEKELKQRMRHITLTLHEFLPDDFVAASKIIVDITNNYIQKKGEGLSFLHMFLPEYIELFGINHFKESVKAFEQVTKFTSAEFAVRPFIIKYPEKMMAQMLLWSKNKNVYVRRLSTEGCRPRLPWAIALPEFKKNPALILPILENLKNDDAETVRKSVANNINDISKDNPDIVLNIIKKWKGKSKNTDWIIKHGARTLLKSGHEHAMSNFGLQQVNEIEISKFKLSSASIHLGETLSFTFHIVNKEPKDHKLRIDYAIYYVKSGGKQSKKVFRLTENNFLKQKVVVITKKQRFIDFTTRKHHAGKHHLSIIVNGKELAKKSFLLTR, from the coding sequence ATGCCCGAACCTCTAAAAAATTTATTCTCGAAATCTTTTATCAACGAGCTTTCCATTGTTTTATCAGAAACCATTCGTGGGTTTAATAAAAAGGCATTTGTTCAAAAAATATTTGACAAAAACTGGGAGGAAAAAGAATTAAAACAGCGTATGCGGCATATCACACTCACATTGCATGAGTTCTTGCCGGATGATTTTGTAGCGGCATCCAAAATTATTGTTGATATAACGAATAACTATATTCAAAAAAAGGGTGAGGGATTATCTTTTTTACACATGTTTTTACCTGAATATATTGAATTATTTGGTATCAACCATTTTAAGGAGTCGGTGAAAGCTTTTGAGCAGGTTACAAAATTCACGAGTGCGGAGTTTGCTGTGCGACCCTTTATAATTAAGTATCCCGAAAAAATGATGGCGCAAATGTTATTGTGGAGTAAAAATAAAAATGTTTATGTGCGCAGACTATCTACTGAAGGTTGTAGGCCACGGTTACCCTGGGCGATAGCATTGCCGGAATTTAAAAAGAACCCTGCTCTCATTCTTCCTATACTGGAAAATTTAAAGAATGACGATGCGGAAACAGTAAGAAAAAGTGTTGCCAACAATATCAATGATATTTCGAAGGATAATCCTGATATTGTTTTAAACATCATTAAAAAATGGAAAGGAAAAAGTAAGAACACCGATTGGATAATTAAACACGGAGCCAGAACCTTATTAAAAAGTGGACATGAACATGCAATGAGTAACTTCGGATTACAGCAGGTGAATGAAATTGAGATCAGTAAATTTAAATTAAGTTCTGCTTCCATCCATTTAGGCGAAACCTTAAGTTTTACTTTTCATATAGTTAATAAAGAACCAAAGGATCACAAATTGCGAATAGATTATGCAATTTATTATGTGAAGTCGGGTGGAAAACAATCCAAAAAGGTTTTCAGACTAACTGAAAATAATTTTCTTAAACAAAAAGTGGTGGTGATAACAAAAAAACAGCGTTTTATCGACTTTACAACACGTAAACATCATGCAGGAAAACATCATTTAAGCATAATTGTGAATGGTAAAGAGCTGGCTAAAAAATCATTTTTATTAACACGATGA
- a CDS encoding 1-acyl-sn-glycerol-3-phosphate acyltransferase, whose translation MQVRSKSGIELFCLFSNLLALCLHDFMLERKDIQKIFKKKAVVPFRDRKLHVWSTGYWLVQPFLVGIPYRFYYSKFQVNGWENVPEGKPVIFAISHRNAFMDSLAFVNTKSTQVWQLARGDAWNNKIAGNLFYFFHMLPIWRERDGGDTKELNDPTFNACADILSKNGMIGIYPEGNCIDEEHIRPLKKGICRIAFLAEERYDFALDVHIIPVGINYSASQKFKKWQLVNVGKPILLKSYSESYKSNPALAMHDLKDAIENGMKEVTLHVDHSHFHHDIVGMSQMYARHHVLESGENYEPLSKLKAEKTIAAKLENYRQHDSEGMKELVHNFHTYKNELVLHNFRENTFDKAKHNTLSIVFMAIYFILFLPVFIYGFILNFIPYIIPQKYVEKKIKQSIFNSSAHYVIGLIVFPIYYLILTLIISQLLGSLFSALIFLISFPITGHIAFYYWYDLKKWRSVMRFRGMNTVDKEKLMKLRDGIINTLDGL comes from the coding sequence TTGCAGGTACGTTCCAAGTCTGGAATTGAGCTATTTTGTCTATTTTCTAACTTACTTGCATTATGTTTGCACGATTTTATGCTGGAAAGAAAGGATATTCAGAAGATATTTAAGAAAAAGGCCGTTGTTCCCTTTCGCGATCGCAAACTGCATGTATGGAGTACTGGGTATTGGCTCGTGCAACCATTCCTGGTCGGAATTCCCTATCGTTTCTATTACAGCAAATTTCAGGTAAACGGATGGGAAAATGTGCCTGAAGGTAAACCTGTAATATTTGCAATTAGTCACCGCAATGCCTTTATGGATTCTCTCGCCTTTGTAAATACCAAGAGCACTCAGGTTTGGCAACTGGCTCGCGGAGATGCTTGGAATAATAAAATAGCAGGAAATTTATTTTATTTCTTTCACATGTTGCCCATTTGGCGCGAGCGGGATGGTGGGGATACCAAAGAACTCAACGACCCAACTTTTAATGCATGTGCCGATATTTTATCTAAAAATGGGATGATCGGTATTTATCCGGAGGGAAATTGTATTGATGAGGAACATATCCGGCCTTTAAAAAAAGGCATTTGTAGGATCGCATTTTTGGCAGAAGAGCGATATGACTTTGCATTAGATGTGCATATAATTCCAGTTGGAATTAATTATTCTGCATCCCAAAAATTCAAAAAATGGCAATTGGTGAATGTTGGTAAACCAATATTATTAAAATCCTATTCCGAATCTTATAAGAGCAACCCCGCACTGGCAATGCATGATCTTAAGGATGCTATCGAAAATGGAATGAAGGAAGTTACGCTGCATGTTGACCATTCACATTTCCATCACGACATCGTGGGTATGAGTCAAATGTACGCCAGGCATCATGTTTTAGAAAGCGGTGAAAATTATGAGCCTCTTTCAAAACTTAAAGCAGAAAAAACGATCGCTGCAAAATTGGAAAATTACCGCCAGCATGATTCGGAAGGCATGAAAGAATTAGTGCATAATTTTCATACATATAAAAATGAATTGGTTTTGCACAATTTCCGTGAAAATACTTTTGATAAGGCAAAACACAATACCTTATCCATTGTTTTTATGGCAATTTATTTTATACTTTTTTTACCCGTTTTTATTTACGGATTTATATTGAATTTTATTCCATATATCATTCCTCAAAAATATGTGGAGAAAAAAATAAAACAATCCATATTTAATAGCTCAGCACATTATGTGATAGGGCTGATAGTATTTCCCATTTATTATCTTATTTTGACATTAATTATAAGCCAGTTATTAGGCAGTTTATTCTCCGCCTTAATATTTTTAATTTCTTTCCCGATCACGGGGCATATTGCCTTTTATTATTGGTACGATTTGAAGAAATGGCGTTCAGTAATGCGGTTTAGAGGGATGAATACCGTGGATAAGGAAAAATTAATGAAGTTGCGAGATGGAATAATCAATACGTTGGATGGATTGTAG
- a CDS encoding RNA-binding S4 domain-containing protein, with amino-acid sequence MPEQQIKCRIDKWLWAVRLYKTRSLASDAVKSGKIKVKGDSVKPSFEVFVGLEFTIPRGVVKYSYKVKAITDKRVGAPLVINFLEDTTPEEEKMKLTTLEFMPAAFREKGTGRPTKKERRDLDEWKGN; translated from the coding sequence ATGCCTGAACAACAAATAAAATGCAGAATCGACAAGTGGTTATGGGCTGTACGATTGTATAAGACCCGCAGTCTGGCTTCCGATGCGGTCAAATCAGGGAAAATAAAGGTTAAAGGAGATTCGGTAAAACCATCTTTTGAAGTTTTTGTTGGACTGGAGTTCACAATTCCGCGGGGAGTTGTAAAATATTCTTACAAGGTAAAAGCAATAACCGATAAACGTGTTGGGGCTCCACTCGTTATAAATTTTCTGGAAGATACCACCCCTGAGGAGGAAAAAATGAAACTCACCACCCTTGAATTTATGCCTGCTGCTTTCCGGGAAAAAGGAACAGGGAGGCCGACGAAGAAAGAAAGGAGGGATCTGGATGAATGGAAGGGCAATTGA
- a CDS encoding T9SS type A sorting domain-containing protein encodes MKFFYSLFLSLLTYSAYSQAPSIQWQNTIGGTSQDLLMTSDNTSDGGVILAGGSSSGISGDKTQNAIGGYDFWIVKLDAAGAIQWQKRYGGLADDMANSIQQTLEGGYIVAGYSGSGIGGDKTEALIGEYDFWVIKLDSAGNLLWQNTIGGIKNDQAEVIRQTNDLGYIVGGFSHSPISGDKTEHNKGAAFTSDYWVVKLNSSGTMVWDNTIGGDYYDYFYALEQTWDGGYILGGYSQSGITGDKTEALIGSSDFWVLKLNGAGNIQWQNTIGGTGSESVRKIVLADDGGYLLAGFSTSDISGDKTEIAYGIGTDYWVVKINSGGAILWQNDIGGMDDDLLMSAEKTTDGGYILGGVSYSGLSGDKTENSMGGGDYWVVKIDDSGNLEWQNAMGGSTSDEGRTITQTLDGGFVMSGFSESDISGDKTESNIGPPDTYDYWAVKLYGECIPVPEICNTFDDDCNGLIDDAITETIIISAAGATTFCQGGSVILNATYSGISVQWKRNGNIIPGATAPAYTVMQKGNYTCETSSPCGTTLSTPINVIVNKNPTASITPGGPLTFCAGGSVTLTEAPVAGCTYQWYKGAAAIAGATTTSYIATTTGNYKCRVTKTATGCFKNSNSIAVSVPCREGDIPDQENSFSIYPNPNSGTFTIESYVKSQDFATLQSTALEIYNYNGQLIFTKEIYSSNGIINESIDIGIQPKGIYLINISSGEIQITQKLVIE; translated from the coding sequence ATGAAATTTTTTTACTCCTTATTCCTATCCTTATTAACGTATTCCGCATATTCTCAGGCGCCCTCTATTCAATGGCAAAATACCATTGGTGGTACCAGTCAGGATCTTTTGATGACTTCAGATAACACTTCCGACGGAGGGGTTATTTTAGCGGGTGGTTCCTCCTCCGGAATTTCGGGCGATAAAACTCAAAATGCAATAGGTGGATACGATTTCTGGATCGTAAAACTTGATGCGGCCGGAGCAATTCAATGGCAAAAAAGGTATGGCGGCTTGGCTGACGATATGGCAAATTCCATTCAACAGACATTGGAAGGAGGATATATTGTTGCCGGTTATTCCGGTTCCGGGATCGGTGGTGATAAAACAGAAGCCTTAATAGGTGAATACGATTTTTGGGTTATAAAATTAGATTCCGCAGGAAATTTATTATGGCAAAATACGATTGGCGGAATTAAAAATGATCAGGCAGAAGTAATTCGCCAAACGAATGATCTTGGTTATATTGTTGGAGGATTTTCACACTCCCCAATTTCCGGAGATAAAACCGAACATAATAAAGGTGCTGCATTTACAAGTGATTATTGGGTAGTAAAATTAAATAGCAGCGGAACAATGGTGTGGGACAATACCATAGGCGGAGATTATTACGATTATTTTTATGCATTAGAACAAACGTGGGATGGCGGTTATATTTTAGGCGGATATTCTCAGTCAGGAATTACCGGAGATAAAACAGAAGCATTAATTGGTTCGTCCGATTTCTGGGTTCTAAAATTAAATGGAGCAGGAAATATTCAATGGCAAAATACCATTGGTGGAACCGGTTCTGAATCGGTGAGAAAAATTGTATTGGCAGATGATGGCGGATATCTTCTTGCAGGTTTTTCCACTTCTGATATTTCGGGAGATAAAACAGAAATTGCTTATGGAATTGGAACTGATTATTGGGTAGTAAAAATTAATAGTGGCGGTGCTATTTTATGGCAAAATGATATTGGTGGTATGGATGATGATCTGTTAATGTCGGCGGAAAAGACTACAGATGGTGGATATATTTTGGGCGGAGTTTCTTATTCCGGATTATCAGGAGATAAAACTGAAAATTCGATGGGTGGTGGGGATTATTGGGTAGTAAAAATTGATGATTCCGGAAATCTGGAATGGCAAAATGCGATGGGCGGTTCTACTTCAGATGAAGGAAGAACAATAACCCAAACTCTGGATGGTGGTTTTGTTATGTCTGGTTTTTCAGAATCGGATATTTCCGGTGATAAAACAGAATCTAATATCGGTCCCCCTGATACTTATGATTATTGGGCAGTAAAATTATATGGCGAATGTATACCCGTTCCTGAAATTTGTAATACGTTCGATGATGATTGTAACGGTTTAATTGACGATGCAATTACTGAAACGATAATAATTTCTGCAGCAGGCGCAACAACCTTTTGTCAGGGCGGATCTGTTATTCTAAATGCAACTTATAGTGGAATAAGTGTGCAATGGAAACGCAATGGAAATATTATTCCCGGTGCAACAGCTCCAGCATATACTGTAATGCAAAAAGGAAATTATACTTGCGAAACTTCAAGCCCATGTGGAACTACATTATCAACCCCAATAAATGTAATTGTAAATAAAAACCCAACTGCAAGCATAACACCAGGCGGTCCGCTTACTTTTTGTGCGGGAGGAAGTGTTACGTTAACAGAGGCTCCTGTGGCAGGATGTACATATCAATGGTATAAAGGTGCAGCAGCAATAGCGGGAGCAACTACCACAAGTTATATCGCCACTACTACGGGTAATTATAAATGTCGCGTAACAAAAACTGCAACAGGTTGTTTTAAGAATTCAAATTCTATTGCAGTTTCGGTTCCATGCAGAGAAGGGGATATACCTGATCAAGAAAATTCTTTTTCCATTTATCCGAATCCAAACTCAGGAACTTTTACCATCGAATCGTATGTAAAGTCGCAAGATTTTGCGACTTTACAATCTACTGCATTAGAGATTTATAATTACAACGGGCAATTAATATTCACTAAGGAAATTTATTCTTCCAATGGAATAATAAACGAGTCAATTGATATTGGAATTCAACCCAAAGGGATTTATCTGATA
- a CDS encoding Smr/MutS family protein, whose amino-acid sequence MKLFPADITQVLEFEKVLAEVAKYCDSALGSDRVVKVRPMWKYEEIRKLLQQTNEMSLLLQYEDNFPHDRIHDIRETTNLLKIENYVLSELQFHEINKVALLAGNIIRFFKTNAEKYPILHTLISDSEYIPVIPNEIKKVITPEGTIRPDASPELIRIKKEKDSAIRSLDKVFNNALSRFRKAGYLSEVEESMRNGRRVLGILSEYKRKLSGIIHDESDTGKTIFMEPEEVVNIQNEIFELEREEKREIYRILQTLTKTIAPYAYHLENYQHILGIIDFTRAKAKYALEINANMPILEKHPIICLYHATHPVLFLLNKKHHKPIVPLDVELDENKRILIISGPNAGGKSVAMKTIGLLVYMTQCGLLIPAADNSRIGIFENIFCDIGDTQSLEDELSTYSSRLIKIKYFLTHSNKETLILIDEFGTGTDPVMGGAIAEASLKLLNDKKIFAVVTTHYANLKAFAANNIGVFNGSMLYDEAALKPLYKLETGKPGSSFAFELAKKSELPQHLIEEAKKLISIEHIRFEELLKNVRVEKEHIKLRDKEVSKKEEELKKREKEVELAFEKAKEKQERYNLKKLEKEDDAVRKMELEFRSLLTELKNISTSNDNPENSKELAKEKLRQFIGTQRKQTFNKRKIVHDKIVPNFQKGEIKVGGLVKLISGSEIGVLESIQKNRATVVFRNMKTSVNLDELIGIASADAPQEQKQIIRVDIDESEFPQELDLRGKSKEEAMLELENYLDRALMRSVFQLRILHGKGTGVIREMVQQTLKKHKGVKSFEFATREMGGDGITVVNF is encoded by the coding sequence TTGAAACTTTTTCCAGCAGATATAACACAGGTATTAGAATTTGAGAAGGTATTGGCTGAAGTTGCCAAGTATTGTGATAGCGCTTTAGGTTCCGACAGGGTTGTAAAAGTACGACCAATGTGGAAATACGAAGAGATCAGAAAATTATTGCAGCAGACAAATGAAATGAGTTTGTTGTTGCAATACGAAGATAATTTTCCTCATGATAGAATTCATGATATTAGGGAAACTACAAATTTGCTCAAGATCGAAAATTATGTATTGAGTGAATTGCAGTTCCATGAAATAAATAAAGTTGCATTATTGGCGGGGAATATTATCCGTTTTTTCAAAACCAATGCGGAAAAATATCCTATTTTACATACTTTGATAAGTGATAGCGAATATATTCCGGTGATACCTAATGAAATTAAAAAGGTGATAACACCTGAGGGAACGATAAGACCTGATGCCTCCCCTGAATTAATTCGAATCAAAAAAGAAAAAGACTCTGCTATAAGAAGTCTTGATAAAGTTTTTAACAACGCTTTAAGCCGGTTTAGAAAAGCGGGTTATTTAAGTGAAGTGGAAGAAAGCATGCGCAACGGTCGCAGGGTTTTGGGGATATTAAGTGAATATAAAAGAAAACTCAGTGGAATTATTCACGATGAAAGCGATACCGGTAAAACCATATTTATGGAACCGGAGGAAGTGGTAAATATTCAGAATGAAATATTTGAATTAGAGCGCGAGGAAAAACGGGAAATCTATAGAATTCTGCAAACCCTTACCAAAACAATTGCACCTTACGCTTATCATTTAGAAAACTATCAGCACATTTTAGGCATCATTGATTTCACCAGAGCAAAAGCAAAATACGCTTTGGAAATAAATGCAAATATGCCGATACTGGAAAAACATCCTATTATTTGTTTATATCATGCAACACATCCCGTATTATTTTTACTGAATAAAAAACATCATAAACCCATAGTTCCATTGGATGTGGAATTAGATGAAAATAAAAGAATACTCATCATATCGGGTCCTAATGCAGGAGGTAAATCGGTGGCAATGAAGACCATCGGGCTATTGGTTTACATGACACAATGCGGATTATTAATACCCGCAGCAGATAATTCACGTATTGGTATTTTTGAAAATATTTTTTGTGATATTGGTGATACTCAGTCACTGGAAGACGAACTCTCCACCTATTCTTCCCGATTGATCAAAATCAAATACTTTTTGACCCATAGCAATAAAGAAACATTGATCCTTATTGATGAATTCGGAACAGGAACTGATCCTGTAATGGGAGGAGCAATAGCGGAAGCATCACTTAAATTGCTGAATGATAAAAAAATATTTGCAGTTGTTACCACGCATTATGCAAATTTAAAGGCATTTGCTGCGAATAATATCGGAGTATTTAATGGAAGTATGTTATATGATGAAGCAGCATTAAAACCTCTTTATAAATTAGAGACCGGAAAACCCGGAAGTAGTTTTGCATTTGAACTCGCAAAAAAATCGGAATTGCCGCAACATCTTATTGAGGAGGCAAAAAAACTGATAAGTATAGAACATATTCGATTTGAAGAATTATTAAAAAATGTTCGTGTTGAAAAAGAGCATATCAAATTGAGGGATAAAGAGGTTAGTAAAAAGGAAGAGGAACTGAAAAAACGAGAAAAGGAAGTGGAACTTGCCTTTGAAAAAGCAAAAGAAAAACAGGAACGATACAACCTTAAGAAACTGGAAAAGGAAGATGATGCAGTGCGCAAAATGGAATTGGAATTCAGATCGCTTTTAACGGAATTAAAAAATATATCAACTTCAAATGATAATCCTGAAAATTCGAAGGAGCTTGCTAAAGAAAAATTACGTCAGTTTATAGGCACTCAAAGAAAACAAACATTTAATAAACGAAAAATTGTTCATGATAAAATAGTTCCCAATTTTCAAAAAGGGGAAATTAAGGTTGGAGGACTAGTTAAATTAATTTCCGGCAGTGAGATCGGTGTTTTGGAATCTATTCAGAAAAACAGAGCTACAGTGGTATTTAGAAATATGAAGACTTCTGTGAACCTGGATGAATTGATCGGAATTGCTTCTGCGGATGCACCTCAGGAACAAAAACAAATAATCAGGGTGGATATTGATGAAAGTGAATTTCCACAGGAACTTGACCTCCGTGGAAAATCAAAAGAGGAAGCCATGTTAGAACTCGAAAATTATTTGGACAGAGCATTAATGCGCAGTGTGTTTCAATTGCGAATACTTCATGGAAAGGGAACCGGAGTAATTCGCGAAATGGTGCAACAAACACTAAAAAAACACAAAGGCGTTAAAAGCTTCGAATTCGCAACACGAGAGATGGGTGGTGATGGGATCACAGTAGTTAATTTTTAA
- a CDS encoding SCP2 sterol-binding domain-containing protein, translated as MQKPLTAREIVMSLKERFRPEKAEPGFETIFHLDISGDNGGQFTVRIADGTLNIEEGLHDTPKCIVTTKDSTYEDMEWGRTNAQMAVMFGKVKVSDLGEILDFIPLFHRCEDFYK; from the coding sequence ATGCAAAAACCACTTACAGCAAGGGAAATAGTAATGTCCCTGAAGGAGCGATTCAGGCCTGAAAAGGCAGAACCGGGATTTGAAACTATTTTTCATTTGGACATTTCGGGTGACAATGGTGGACAATTCACAGTTCGCATTGCAGACGGAACCCTTAATATTGAGGAAGGTTTGCACGACACTCCTAAATGTATTGTGACTACCAAAGATTCTACCTATGAAGACATGGAGTGGGGGAGAACCAACGCTCAAATGGCAGTTATGTTTGGAAAAGTAAAGGTTAGCGACCTGGGCGAAATATTGGATTTTATTCCTTTGTTTCACCGGTGTGAAGATTTTTATAAATAA
- a CDS encoding Rieske 2Fe-2S domain-containing protein — protein MQYCLFKPFFFPQVAVNLSNIKFGMIDKDITLASTPTGDFYLSEAQYSAIKELVFAKSWQMIGDENDYAENGYLYPVDFMKGCLDEPLLMSIDANGDAKLVSNVCTHRGFILITEKTKSSIIRCRYHGRCFQPDGKFSSMPEFEEAQNFPTRMDDLSMVHLQKFGGLYFASLFPEMDIAHLLSGITNRIPWFPWDKLKLKKDLSKDYSINANWALYCDNYLEGFHIPFVHKSLNKVIDYGSYETHLFDYSNLQLGIAKEGELIFDLPQNSPDFGKKIAAYYYWVFPNMMFNFYPWGLSLNIIRPQGKDKTIVSFITYVFDENKYNTGAGSDLNTVEMEDEEVVESVHRGLHSRLYFRGRYSPKMEKGVHHFHSLLMQFLQK, from the coding sequence ATGCAATATTGTTTATTTAAACCGTTTTTCTTCCCCCAAGTTGCAGTAAATTTGAGCAATATAAAGTTTGGTATGATAGATAAAGATATCACATTGGCATCAACTCCTACAGGAGATTTTTATTTAAGTGAAGCACAATATTCGGCAATTAAAGAACTCGTTTTTGCTAAAAGCTGGCAGATGATCGGTGATGAAAATGATTATGCTGAAAATGGATATTTATACCCTGTAGATTTTATGAAAGGCTGTCTGGATGAGCCATTACTTATGAGTATTGATGCAAATGGTGATGCAAAATTAGTTTCAAATGTTTGCACACACCGAGGATTTATTTTGATAACAGAAAAAACAAAGTCCTCCATTATTAGATGCAGATATCATGGCCGTTGTTTTCAACCCGATGGTAAATTTTCAAGTATGCCTGAATTTGAGGAGGCACAAAATTTTCCTACAAGAATGGATGATCTGAGTATGGTGCATTTGCAAAAATTCGGGGGTTTATATTTTGCCTCCCTTTTTCCGGAAATGGATATTGCGCATTTGTTAAGTGGTATAACAAATAGAATTCCCTGGTTTCCCTGGGATAAACTTAAATTAAAAAAAGACCTGTCTAAAGATTACAGCATTAATGCAAATTGGGCCTTGTATTGTGATAATTATCTTGAGGGATTTCATATTCCCTTCGTACATAAATCATTGAATAAAGTAATTGATTATGGGAGTTATGAAACGCATCTTTTTGATTACAGTAATCTTCAATTAGGCATTGCTAAAGAAGGTGAATTAATTTTTGATCTGCCACAGAATTCACCTGACTTCGGGAAAAAAATTGCAGCATATTATTATTGGGTATTTCCGAACATGATGTTTAATTTTTACCCTTGGGGATTGTCGCTCAATATTATCCGCCCACAGGGAAAAGATAAAACCATTGTTTCTTTTATTACTTATGTTTTTGATGAAAATAAATATAATACCGGTGCAGGATCAGATCTAAATACGGTGGAAATGGAAGATGAAGAAGTAGTGGAAAGTGTACACAGAGGACTCCATTCAAGATTGTATTTCAGAGGAAGGTATTCTCCAAAAATGGAAAAGGGTGTGCATCATTTTCATAGTTTATTGATGCAATTTTTGCAAAAATAA
- a CDS encoding bifunctional 3-deoxy-7-phosphoheptulonate synthase/chorismate mutase type II, with protein sequence MSKDLKITPVSEWGYNFGTPFIMAGPCSVESEEQVKETARLLSKYPFDILRGGIWKPRTRPNSFEGIGSVGLKWLKEAGNEIGKPVATEVANVKHVYEALRMGIDILWIGARTTVNPFAVQEICDALQGVDIPVLVKNPINPDLELWIGAFERLNRSGITKLAAIHRGFSTHEKSKYRNIPRWNIPIELKRRFPELPIVCDPSHICGNRELLREVAQTALDIGFEGIHLESHINPDKALSDAKQQITPEAFGEMISILHSRESLEHNPFAENQLEILRGKIDSLDNYLLELLSERMDVVREIADYKRENNLAIVQPSRWTEILESRLSTGERKHLTQKFIKELFHAVHKESIHHQTEVMLTEVKPEVK encoded by the coding sequence ATGAGTAAGGACTTAAAAATAACCCCGGTTTCTGAATGGGGATACAACTTTGGAACACCATTTATAATGGCTGGGCCATGCAGTGTTGAAAGTGAAGAGCAGGTAAAAGAAACTGCCCGTTTATTGAGCAAATATCCCTTTGATATTTTAAGGGGAGGTATTTGGAAACCACGTACCCGACCAAATTCTTTTGAAGGAATTGGCAGTGTAGGTTTAAAATGGTTGAAGGAAGCCGGCAATGAGATCGGCAAACCAGTGGCTACCGAGGTAGCGAATGTTAAACACGTATATGAAGCGTTGCGCATGGGAATTGATATTTTATGGATCGGTGCCCGCACAACTGTAAATCCTTTCGCCGTGCAAGAGATATGTGATGCTCTGCAAGGCGTAGATATTCCGGTTTTGGTTAAAAATCCTATCAACCCTGATCTCGAATTGTGGATCGGAGCTTTCGAACGTTTAAATCGTTCGGGTATCACCAAATTGGCTGCTATCCACCGTGGATTTTCAACACACGAAAAATCAAAATACCGGAATATCCCACGCTGGAACATTCCAATTGAACTAAAGCGCCGCTTTCCTGAACTTCCTATTGTTTGCGACCCTAGCCACATTTGTGGTAATCGTGAGTTACTAAGGGAGGTGGCGCAAACAGCGTTGGATATTGGATTTGAAGGAATTCATCTGGAATCGCATATCAATCCTGATAAGGCTTTAAGTGATGCTAAACAACAGATCACCCCTGAAGCATTCGGAGAAATGATCAGCATACTGCATTCACGCGAATCTTTAGAACACAATCCATTTGCGGAAAATCAACTTGAAATTTTACGTGGAAAAATAGATTCACTTGACAACTACCTTCTGGAACTTTTGAGCGAAAGAATGGATGTTGTTAGAGAAATCGCCGATTACAAACGCGAAAACAATCTCGCCATCGTTCAACCAAGTCGCTGGACGGAAATCTTAGAAAGCAGATTATCCACAGGTGAAAGAAAACATCTTACCCAAAAATTTATCAAAGAATTATTTCACGCCGTTCATAAGGAGTCGATCCATCATCAAACGGAAGTGATGTTGACTGAGGTGAAACCGGAGGTTAAGTAA